In Paraburkholderia phenazinium, the following are encoded in one genomic region:
- a CDS encoding glutamine amidotransferase gives MIHEVLAIRHVHFEDLGSLELVLGERSRPVRYLDVGLGRIEAPDPVAPSLMVVLGGPISAGDDVHYPTLVPLLSMLEKRIAAGLPTLGICLGAQLIARALGARVYPAGRTELGWTPLTLTDAGRASPLRHLDGALTSMLHWHGDTFDLPAGATHLASTPACRNQAFAWGQHVLGLQCHPEIRADRFEPWLIGNAGEIVAEGIDVRQLRAETARFGPGLEEAARRMFGEWLDQVEQGTAKP, from the coding sequence ATGATTCACGAAGTTCTGGCCATTCGCCATGTCCACTTCGAAGATCTGGGCAGTCTCGAGCTGGTGCTGGGCGAGCGTAGCCGGCCAGTACGCTACCTCGATGTCGGGTTAGGCCGCATCGAGGCGCCGGACCCTGTCGCGCCTTCGCTGATGGTGGTGCTGGGCGGGCCGATCAGTGCTGGCGACGACGTGCATTACCCGACGCTCGTACCGCTGTTGTCGATGCTCGAAAAGCGCATCGCAGCCGGTCTGCCTACGCTTGGCATCTGCCTTGGCGCGCAACTGATAGCGCGGGCGCTCGGCGCCCGGGTCTACCCGGCAGGCCGCACGGAACTCGGCTGGACCCCGCTCACGCTGACCGACGCCGGACGCGCGTCGCCGCTTCGTCATCTGGACGGGGCGCTTACCTCCATGCTGCATTGGCACGGCGACACCTTCGACTTGCCGGCCGGTGCGACTCATCTTGCTTCGACTCCCGCTTGCCGGAACCAGGCGTTCGCGTGGGGCCAGCACGTGCTGGGTTTGCAATGCCACCCGGAAATCCGCGCTGACCGCTTCGAGCCCTGGCTGATCGGTAACGCTGGAGAAATCGTGGCTGAAGGCATCGACGTGCGCCAACTGCGCGCCGAGACCGCCCGTTTCGGCCCCGGCCTCGAAGAAGCGGCGCGGCGGATGTTCGGCGAATGGCTCGACCAGGTCGAGCAGGGCACCGCGAAACCGTAA
- a CDS encoding NADH:flavin oxidoreductase/NADH oxidase: MSALFSPLTLRSVTLANRIVVSPMCQYSAERGEATAWHMIHLGGLALSGAGLLCIEATAVEPDGRITPGDLGLWDDVTEAALVPVLAAIRKHASIPVAMQLSHAGRKASSHTPWDGGQLIPVAEGGWLPHAPSALPHKAGEEPPLALDTAGLNRIREAFAASARRAARLGIDALEVHAAHGYLLHQFLSPIANQRTDEYGGSRENRMRFPLEIFDIVRAAFPADKPVGVRVSATDWVEGGWSLDDTIAFAQELKKRGCDWIDVSSGGVSPLQKIPLEPGYQVPFARAVKQATGLTTIAVGLITDPLHADQLIEEGDADLIALARGLLYNPRWPWHAAAQLGATVEAPPQYWRSQPRDQKALFGDISFGQR, from the coding sequence ATGAGCGCGCTTTTTTCTCCGCTCACGCTGCGTAGCGTGACGCTTGCCAATCGCATTGTCGTGTCGCCGATGTGTCAATATTCCGCCGAGCGCGGCGAAGCCACCGCATGGCACATGATCCACCTGGGTGGCCTGGCGTTATCGGGCGCGGGCCTGCTCTGCATCGAGGCGACCGCGGTCGAACCCGACGGCCGCATCACCCCCGGCGATCTGGGCCTGTGGGACGACGTCACCGAAGCCGCACTCGTGCCGGTGCTGGCCGCGATCCGCAAACATGCTTCGATTCCGGTGGCGATGCAGCTCTCGCATGCGGGCCGCAAGGCGTCGAGCCATACGCCATGGGATGGCGGTCAGCTGATTCCGGTCGCCGAGGGCGGCTGGTTGCCGCATGCGCCGTCCGCGCTGCCGCACAAGGCCGGCGAAGAGCCGCCGCTGGCACTCGATACCGCCGGCCTCAACCGGATTCGCGAGGCGTTCGCAGCGTCGGCGCGGCGTGCCGCGCGGCTCGGTATCGACGCGCTCGAAGTCCACGCGGCACACGGTTACCTGCTGCATCAGTTCCTCTCGCCGATTGCCAATCAGCGCACTGACGAATACGGCGGCTCGCGCGAAAACCGCATGCGCTTTCCGCTGGAGATCTTCGATATCGTGCGCGCCGCGTTTCCGGCCGACAAACCGGTGGGCGTGCGCGTGTCGGCGACCGACTGGGTCGAAGGCGGCTGGAGCCTGGACGATACGATTGCCTTCGCGCAGGAGTTGAAAAAGCGCGGCTGCGACTGGATCGATGTGTCGTCCGGCGGTGTTTCGCCGTTGCAAAAGATCCCGCTCGAGCCTGGCTACCAGGTGCCGTTCGCACGCGCGGTGAAGCAGGCGACGGGGCTCACGACAATTGCCGTGGGTCTCATCACCGATCCGCTGCACGCCGATCAACTGATCGAAGAGGGCGACGCCGACCTCATCGCGTTGGCTCGCGGACTGCTCTACAACCCACGCTGGCCGTGGCACGCCGCCGCGCAACTGGGCGCGACGGTGGAGGCGCCGCCGCAGTACTGGCGCTCGCAACCGCGCGATCAAAAGGCACTGTTCGGCGATATTTCGTTCGGACAGCGTTAG